A stretch of Peteryoungia algae DNA encodes these proteins:
- a CDS encoding CoA-acylating methylmalonate-semialdehyde dehydrogenase, with the protein MYQVGHFIGGKHVAGTSGRKQPIYNPATGEVQGEVSLASADELNAAVENAKAAQAKWAATNPQRRARVFMKFVALLNDNMDALAEILSREHGKTIEDAKGDIIRGLEVCEFVIGIPHLSKSEFTEGAGPNIDMYSIRQAVGIGAGITPFNFPAMIPMWMFAPAIACGNAFILKPSERDPSVPIRLAELMIEAGLPAGILNVVNGDKSAVDGILTHPDVSAVSFVGSTPIARYVYGTAAMNGKRAQCFGGAKNHMIIMPDADLDQAAQALMGAGYGSAGERCMAISVAVPVGEETANRLIEKLTPMVESLRIGPYTDDKADLGPVITKEAQARIRGLIDSGVEAGAKLVVDGRDFKLQGYENGYFVGGCLFDNVTPDMDIYKTEIFGPVLSVVRAKTYEEALDLPMKHEYGNGVAIYTRDGDAARDFASRINIGMVGINVPIPVPLAYHSFGGWKSSSFGDLNQHGTDSIKFWTRTKTVTSRWPSGIKDGAEFVMPTMK; encoded by the coding sequence ATGTACCAGGTAGGTCATTTTATCGGCGGCAAGCACGTTGCTGGCACCTCGGGCCGCAAGCAGCCCATCTACAATCCGGCAACCGGCGAAGTGCAGGGCGAAGTCTCGCTCGCCAGCGCCGACGAGCTGAACGCCGCCGTTGAGAACGCCAAGGCCGCTCAGGCAAAGTGGGCCGCCACCAACCCGCAGCGCCGGGCCCGCGTCTTCATGAAGTTCGTCGCCCTTTTGAACGACAACATGGATGCGCTGGCGGAAATCCTGTCGCGCGAACACGGCAAGACCATTGAAGACGCCAAGGGCGACATCATCCGCGGCCTGGAAGTCTGCGAATTCGTCATCGGTATTCCGCATCTGTCGAAGAGCGAGTTCACCGAGGGGGCCGGCCCGAACATCGACATGTATTCAATTCGGCAAGCGGTTGGCATCGGCGCCGGCATCACGCCGTTCAACTTCCCGGCGATGATCCCGATGTGGATGTTTGCCCCGGCCATCGCCTGCGGCAATGCCTTCATCCTGAAGCCGTCGGAGCGCGATCCGTCCGTTCCGATCCGCCTCGCCGAACTGATGATCGAGGCAGGCCTTCCCGCCGGCATTCTCAACGTCGTCAATGGCGACAAGTCGGCCGTCGATGGCATTCTCACCCACCCGGACGTCTCAGCCGTCTCCTTCGTCGGCTCGACTCCGATTGCCCGCTACGTCTATGGCACGGCTGCAATGAACGGCAAGCGCGCCCAGTGCTTCGGCGGCGCCAAGAACCACATGATCATCATGCCGGACGCCGATCTCGACCAGGCCGCCCAGGCTCTGATGGGCGCAGGTTACGGCTCGGCCGGCGAACGCTGCATGGCAATCTCCGTGGCTGTTCCGGTCGGCGAGGAAACCGCCAATCGCCTGATCGAAAAGCTGACCCCGATGGTCGAATCCCTGCGCATCGGCCCCTACACCGATGACAAGGCCGATCTTGGCCCCGTCATCACCAAGGAAGCCCAGGCGCGCATCCGTGGTCTGATCGACAGTGGCGTCGAAGCCGGCGCCAAGCTCGTCGTCGATGGCCGCGATTTCAAGCTGCAGGGTTACGAGAACGGTTACTTCGTCGGCGGCTGCCTGTTCGACAACGTCACGCCCGATATGGACATCTACAAGACCGAAATCTTCGGCCCTGTCCTCTCGGTTGTCCGCGCCAAGACCTATGAGGAAGCCCTCGACCTGCCGATGAAGCACGAATACGGCAACGGCGTCGCGATCTACACCCGCGACGGTGACGCCGCCCGCGATTTCGCTTCGCGCATCAACATCGGCATGGTCGGCATCAACGTGCCGATCCCGGTTCCGCTCGCCTACCACTCATTCGGCGGCTGGAAGTCCTCGTCCTTCGGTGACCTCAACCAGCATGGCACGGACTCGATCAAGTTCTGGACCCGCACCAAGACGGTCACCAGCCGTTGGCCGTCGGGCATCAAGGACGGCGCCGAATTCGTCATGCCGACCATGAAATAA
- a CDS encoding YjgN family protein: protein MQQAVFGRANALRRGEFRGSAGEYFGIWIVNILLTIITLGIYSAWAKVRRNRYFYGNSFVDGHSFDYHARGLQIFIGRAIVFGYIIAYNVLLTISPIAGGILTLLMFFLLPWIVMRSLRFNARVTSYRNIRFDFVGKTWAAFVAIIFGGLIAFFSLGILAPFASRWLYRYIFNNLRYGGRAFETDPKIGALYRVWLPAFLLMVVGAAVAGLLGVMAYYSVVEGADASTDPEMHLLLGIYGALVPALVLWGVAAIFYRIGVRNVVMNATRFDARHTLFSDLGRLRYFWIVISNLVVTVLTLSLMRPWAAVREHRYVIEHSGIVVDGELGEVVASMQNSGSAVTAEYLDLEGFDFGF, encoded by the coding sequence ATGCAACAGGCAGTTTTCGGGCGAGCGAATGCTTTGCGTCGCGGCGAGTTTCGCGGCAGCGCCGGTGAGTATTTCGGCATCTGGATCGTCAATATCCTGCTCACCATCATCACGCTGGGCATTTATTCGGCCTGGGCAAAAGTGCGTCGAAACCGCTATTTCTACGGCAACTCCTTCGTCGATGGCCATTCCTTCGACTACCACGCCCGCGGCCTGCAGATCTTCATCGGCCGCGCAATCGTCTTCGGCTATATCATCGCCTACAATGTGCTTCTGACGATCAGCCCGATCGCCGGCGGCATCCTGACCCTGCTGATGTTCTTCCTCCTGCCCTGGATCGTCATGCGCAGTCTGCGTTTCAACGCGCGGGTCACGAGCTACCGCAACATCCGCTTCGACTTTGTCGGCAAGACCTGGGCTGCATTTGTCGCGATCATCTTCGGTGGCTTGATCGCCTTCTTCTCGCTCGGCATCCTTGCGCCTTTCGCCAGCCGCTGGCTCTATCGCTACATCTTCAACAACCTGCGCTACGGGGGCCGCGCCTTTGAGACCGACCCGAAAATCGGCGCGCTCTATCGCGTCTGGCTGCCGGCCTTCCTGCTGATGGTAGTGGGTGCAGCCGTCGCCGGCCTTCTCGGCGTGATGGCCTATTACAGCGTGGTGGAAGGCGCCGATGCGAGCACGGATCCGGAAATGCATCTTCTTCTCGGTATCTACGGAGCACTGGTCCCCGCGCTCGTTTTGTGGGGCGTGGCCGCGATTTTCTACCGCATCGGGGTCCGCAACGTGGTGATGAACGCCACCCGCTTCGACGCCCGCCATACCCTGTTCTCCGATCTCGGCCGGCTGCGCTACTTCTGGATCGTCATTTCGAATCTCGTTGTCACGGTCCTCACCCTCAGCCTCATGCGCCCCTGGGCAGCCGTACGCGAGCACCGCTATGTGATCGAGCATTCCGGCATCGTGGTCGATGGCGAGCTTGGCGAAGTGGTAGCCTCCATGCAGAATTCCGGCTCGGCCGTGACGGCCGAATATCTCGATCTCGAAGGGTTCGACTTTGGCTTCTGA
- a CDS encoding M48 family metallopeptidase, which translates to MASDTKPIASGRWHPPGSSRAEPAILLGEGKTLYVRLAAGGDPVSVGDMARMEISARVGRIPRRISFVDGSLFETEDNDAVDLWLKRQGKSGFVHELERFHPRLLAFVLAVFLFAGLIYRYAVPALVELAVLVTPPAVTHWMASGTLLSLDQAVFDDSTLPDARQAEIRAAFNGMADHASRGRAGYNLNFRHGGVIGPNAFALPDGTLVITDELIELVDGDLDMIIGVLAHEIGHVERDHSLRQLYRAAGMAGLIMLIAGDVGAAGEDILTNGAALMTLSHSRDAESEADRISVELMAKAGRDPRAIGKFFAQLEEKLGTGGDSSFLSTHPGTAERRKAIDDHARSVGSGGS; encoded by the coding sequence TTGGCTTCTGACACCAAGCCTATCGCCTCCGGCCGCTGGCATCCGCCGGGCTCGAGCCGCGCGGAGCCGGCAATCTTGCTGGGGGAGGGCAAGACGCTTTATGTCCGGCTGGCGGCAGGGGGCGATCCGGTCTCTGTCGGAGACATGGCCCGCATGGAGATATCCGCAAGGGTCGGTCGCATCCCCCGCAGGATCAGCTTTGTCGATGGTTCCTTGTTCGAGACCGAAGACAACGACGCCGTGGATCTCTGGCTGAAACGACAGGGGAAAAGCGGCTTTGTCCACGAACTCGAACGCTTTCACCCGCGTTTGCTTGCATTCGTGCTCGCCGTCTTCCTGTTCGCAGGTCTGATCTACCGTTATGCGGTACCGGCGCTGGTCGAACTTGCCGTGCTGGTCACACCGCCGGCGGTGACCCATTGGATGGCAAGCGGCACCTTGCTCTCGCTTGATCAGGCGGTTTTTGACGACAGCACGCTGCCGGATGCCCGGCAGGCCGAAATCCGCGCGGCCTTCAACGGCATGGCCGATCACGCGTCGCGCGGGCGCGCGGGCTACAATCTGAATTTCCGCCATGGCGGTGTCATCGGCCCCAATGCCTTCGCATTGCCGGATGGCACGCTCGTCATCACCGATGAACTCATCGAACTGGTGGATGGCGATCTGGATATGATCATCGGGGTGCTGGCGCATGAGATCGGCCATGTCGAGCGGGATCATTCGCTGCGCCAGCTCTATCGTGCCGCCGGTATGGCCGGGTTGATCATGCTGATCGCGGGCGATGTTGGCGCCGCCGGCGAGGATATCCTGACCAATGGTGCAGCCCTGATGACGCTCTCGCACTCGCGCGACGCGGAAAGCGAGGCGGACCGTATTTCGGTCGAGCTTATGGCGAAGGCGGGACGCGACCCGCGGGCTATTGGCAAGTTCTTTGCGCAACTGGAGGAAAAGCTCGGTACCGGCGGGGATTCGTCATTTCTGTCCACCCATCCGGGCACGGCCGAGCGGCGCAAGGCAATCGACGATCACGCCCGGTCTGTCGGATCAGGCGGGTCCTAG
- a CDS encoding HupE/UreJ family protein, whose protein sequence is MRHPLARLGLPAFLLALFSAMPASAHVMDGPLGGFGAGFGHPLAGFDHLLAMLAVGLWGAQMGGRSVWTLPATFPMIMCAGGIIGMTGVLPDQPIEYGIAVSVIVLGGAIAAAWRAPEWAALVLISAFALLHGYPHGVLAPRASDPAAFTVGFVVSTGVIHIIGITIGATLKPMGGGRLVQALGAAISLAGLWFLFGLITG, encoded by the coding sequence ATGCGCCATCCCCTCGCCCGTCTCGGACTTCCTGCATTTCTGCTCGCGCTTTTCTCCGCCATGCCGGCCAGTGCCCATGTCATGGACGGGCCGCTTGGAGGTTTCGGTGCGGGTTTCGGGCATCCGCTCGCCGGTTTCGACCATCTGCTTGCCATGCTGGCGGTCGGCCTTTGGGGTGCGCAAATGGGCGGGCGCTCGGTCTGGACGCTGCCAGCAACCTTCCCGATGATCATGTGCGCCGGCGGGATCATCGGAATGACCGGCGTTCTGCCAGACCAGCCGATTGAATACGGGATTGCCGTTTCCGTCATCGTTCTCGGCGGCGCGATCGCTGCGGCCTGGCGGGCGCCCGAATGGGCCGCACTGGTGTTGATTTCAGCCTTCGCCCTTTTACATGGCTATCCGCATGGCGTCCTTGCCCCCCGGGCCAGCGACCCCGCCGCGTTCACCGTCGGTTTCGTCGTCTCCACCGGCGTCATCCACATCATCGGCATAACGATCGGTGCCACGCTCAAGCCGATGGGCGGTGGGCGGCTGGTCCAGGCGCTTGGTGCCGCCATTTCACTCGCCGGCCTTTGGTTCCTGTTCGGGCTCATCACGGGCTGA
- a CDS encoding Rrf2 family transcriptional regulator produces MRGDSRLSRMLHVLIHLGRRKEAATSEVIARMLNTNPVVVRRTMAGLRERGYVQSEKGHGGGWKLTRSLDQISLLDVYEALERPELFCLVSASDHAGCLVEISVNEALEDARREAEAVLLSRFATLKLSDIAGDFDKRLEMLGLGSGMQDFDI; encoded by the coding sequence ATGCGCGGGGATAGCCGCCTTTCCCGTATGCTGCATGTGCTGATCCATCTCGGGCGCCGGAAGGAAGCGGCGACCTCCGAGGTGATCGCCCGGATGCTCAACACCAATCCCGTCGTCGTGCGTCGGACGATGGCGGGCTTGCGCGAGCGCGGCTATGTGCAATCCGAGAAGGGGCATGGCGGCGGATGGAAACTCACCAGGAGCCTGGATCAGATCAGCCTGCTTGATGTCTACGAGGCGCTTGAGCGGCCGGAACTCTTCTGTCTCGTCAGCGCATCCGACCATGCGGGCTGCCTCGTCGAGATCTCGGTCAACGAGGCACTGGAAGATGCGCGACGGGAGGCGGAGGCCGTGCTGCTCTCGCGTTTCGCGACACTGAAGCTCTCGGATATCGCCGGCGACTTCGACAAGCGATTGGAGATGCTCGGTCTGGGCAGTGGCATGCAGGATTTCGACATCTGA
- a CDS encoding Fe(3+) ABC transporter substrate-binding protein yields the protein MTHARALALGAVSALALSAGAAFAEGEVNIYSYRQPELIQPLMDAFTKETGIKTNVLFLDKGLVERITAEGANSPADVILTVDIARLTEAKDGGVTQPLNDDDINSQIPAQYRDTDGNWFGLTTRGRVLYASKDRVSEDAITYEELADPKWKGRICMRDGQHSYNIGLFASMVAHHGADYTEKWLAGLKQNLVKKPDGNDRAQAKAIHAGECDLGLANTYYLGLMQTNEKEPEEKEWAKSVKVLFPNAADRGTHVNISGMALTKNAPNKDNAVKLMEFLASDEAQTIYAEQVFEYPVGPKAKASDIVTGFGAIKADTLPLVDIAANRKTASELVDKVGLNEGPTQ from the coding sequence ATGACCCATGCTCGCGCACTCGCACTCGGCGCCGTTTCGGCGCTCGCCCTTTCGGCCGGTGCCGCCTTCGCCGAAGGTGAAGTCAACATCTATTCCTACCGCCAGCCGGAGCTGATCCAGCCGCTCATGGATGCCTTCACCAAGGAAACGGGCATCAAGACGAACGTGCTCTTCCTCGACAAGGGCCTCGTCGAGCGCATCACGGCCGAAGGCGCCAACTCCCCTGCCGACGTCATCCTGACGGTCGATATTGCGCGGCTCACGGAAGCCAAGGACGGCGGCGTGACACAGCCGCTGAACGACGACGACATCAACAGCCAGATTCCGGCCCAGTATCGCGATACCGATGGCAACTGGTTCGGCCTGACGACCCGTGGTCGTGTTCTCTACGCCTCCAAGGACCGCGTCTCCGAAGATGCGATCACCTATGAAGAGCTCGCCGATCCGAAGTGGAAGGGCCGCATCTGCATGCGTGACGGCCAGCACTCCTACAATATCGGCCTTTTCGCTTCGATGGTCGCCCATCACGGTGCTGACTACACCGAGAAGTGGCTGGCGGGCCTGAAGCAGAACCTCGTCAAGAAGCCTGATGGCAACGACCGCGCCCAGGCCAAGGCGATCCATGCCGGCGAGTGCGATCTCGGCCTCGCCAACACCTATTATCTCGGCCTGATGCAGACCAACGAAAAGGAGCCGGAAGAGAAGGAATGGGCCAAGTCCGTCAAGGTTCTCTTCCCGAATGCCGCTGATCGCGGTACCCATGTCAACATTTCCGGCATGGCGCTGACCAAGAATGCTCCGAACAAGGACAATGCCGTCAAGCTGATGGAATTCCTGGCCTCGGACGAAGCACAGACCATCTATGCCGAACAGGTCTTCGAATATCCGGTCGGCCCGAAGGCCAAGGCCTCCGACATTGTCACCGGTTTCGGCGCGATCAAGGCCGATACGCTGCCGCTCGTCGACATCGCGGCAAACCGCAAGACGGCTTCGGAACTGGTGGACAAGGTCGGCCTGAACGAAGGCCCGACGCAGTAA
- a CDS encoding branched-chain amino acid aminotransferase → MTTNTALLDFQIVPNASPMPEAERLSAFENLGFGTLFTDHMAVVHWHVDKGWHSPEVSARKPFQIDPAASVLHYAQEIFEGMKAYKGADGRITLFRPEENARRFNRSAERMAMPDVPEELFLKAVEELVKIDAKWVPEGEGSLYLRPFMFASEAFLGVRPSREYIFCVIASPVGPYFKGGSKPVTLWVSEHYTRAAPGGTGAAKCGGNYAASLLAQKEAASRGCDQVVFLDAAEHKWIEELGGMNVFFVMDDGTVVTPPLSGTILPGITRNSIITLASDNGLDVIERPYSFDEWTADAKSGKLREAFACGTAAVVAAIGTVRHPGGEFVIGNAGTGMETEKLRTQLTGIQRGSVADTHGWVKEVARA, encoded by the coding sequence ATGACCACGAATACCGCACTCCTCGACTTCCAGATCGTCCCGAATGCCTCGCCCATGCCGGAGGCCGAGCGGCTGTCGGCTTTCGAAAACCTGGGCTTCGGAACGCTGTTCACCGACCATATGGCGGTGGTGCATTGGCATGTCGACAAGGGCTGGCACAGCCCGGAGGTCTCAGCCCGCAAGCCTTTCCAGATCGATCCGGCCGCAAGCGTACTGCATTACGCCCAGGAAATCTTCGAAGGCATGAAGGCCTACAAGGGAGCGGACGGGCGCATCACGCTTTTCCGCCCCGAAGAAAACGCCCGTCGCTTCAACAGGTCGGCCGAGCGCATGGCGATGCCCGACGTGCCGGAGGAGCTTTTCCTCAAGGCGGTCGAGGAACTGGTGAAAATCGATGCCAAATGGGTTCCGGAAGGCGAAGGCAGCCTTTACCTGCGTCCCTTCATGTTTGCGAGCGAAGCCTTTCTCGGCGTTCGCCCCTCGCGCGAATACATTTTCTGCGTCATCGCCTCGCCGGTCGGACCTTACTTCAAGGGTGGCAGCAAGCCGGTCACTCTCTGGGTCAGCGAACACTATACGCGTGCGGCGCCGGGCGGCACGGGAGCGGCCAAATGCGGCGGCAATTATGCAGCCAGCCTGCTTGCCCAGAAGGAAGCGGCGAGCCGCGGATGCGACCAGGTCGTTTTCCTCGACGCCGCCGAACACAAGTGGATCGAGGAACTCGGCGGCATGAACGTCTTTTTCGTCATGGATGACGGCACGGTCGTGACACCGCCCCTGTCTGGCACGATCCTGCCGGGCATCACGCGCAATTCGATCATCACGCTTGCAAGCGACAATGGCCTTGATGTCATCGAACGCCCGTATTCCTTCGACGAATGGACGGCCGATGCCAAGAGCGGCAAGCTGCGCGAGGCCTTTGCCTGCGGCACGGCAGCTGTTGTGGCCGCAATCGGCACCGTACGGCATCCCGGCGGTGAATTCGTCATCGGCAATGCCGGCACCGGCATGGAAACCGAAAAGCTGCGCACCCAGCTGACCGGCATCCAGCGCGGCTCTGTTG
- a CDS encoding NAD(P)/FAD-dependent oxidoreductase codes for MKYDAVVVGGSFAGLSAVMQLTRARRKVLLIDAALPRNRFAQASHGFLGQDGVAPSEIRRRALEQLARYPNFALLEGEAQRAERSLGGFRVEMADGRVAEAQVLVLALGVTDTLPSIPGLAERWGRTVLHCPYCHGYEIGGRAIGILASSPLAAHQGGLLPDWGPTTMFVEPGVTFDEEQQAMLVARGVTMETERVVELVGEGQGLEAVRLADGRIVEVHALFAQSKVSIASPLASQLDLELEEGPQGFHIKVEMGCTSMAGVFAAGDAATPMHNATLASASGVMAGVSAHRALMEASLWA; via the coding sequence ATGAAGTACGATGCTGTCGTCGTGGGTGGAAGTTTCGCCGGTCTCTCGGCTGTCATGCAGCTCACCCGCGCCCGCCGCAAGGTTCTGCTGATCGATGCGGCGCTCCCGCGCAATCGCTTTGCGCAAGCCTCGCATGGCTTCCTCGGACAGGACGGAGTGGCGCCATCAGAAATCCGCCGCCGGGCTCTGGAGCAGCTTGCCCGCTATCCGAACTTTGCCCTTTTGGAAGGGGAGGCGCAGCGTGCCGAGCGCTCCCTCGGCGGGTTCAGGGTCGAAATGGCTGACGGCCGTGTCGCCGAGGCGCAGGTCCTCGTGCTCGCCCTTGGCGTCACCGATACCCTGCCGTCGATCCCGGGACTTGCCGAGCGCTGGGGCCGCACGGTCCTCCATTGCCCCTATTGCCATGGCTACGAAATCGGCGGGCGCGCGATCGGCATCCTTGCCTCGTCACCGCTCGCGGCCCATCAGGGCGGGCTTCTGCCGGATTGGGGCCCGACCACCATGTTCGTTGAGCCCGGCGTCACGTTCGACGAAGAGCAGCAGGCCATGCTGGTCGCCCGTGGCGTCACGATGGAGACGGAACGCGTGGTTGAACTGGTCGGCGAGGGACAGGGGCTGGAAGCCGTACGGCTGGCGGACGGCCGGATCGTGGAAGTGCATGCCCTCTTCGCCCAATCGAAAGTGTCCATCGCCTCGCCGCTGGCATCCCAACTCGACCTGGAACTGGAGGAGGGGCCCCAAGGCTTTCATATCAAGGTCGAGATGGGCTGCACCAGCATGGCGGGCGTTTTCGCCGCCGGCGACGCGGCAACTCCCATGCACAATGCCACGCTCGCCAGCGCGTCCGGCGTCATGGCTGGGGTTTCCGCCCATCGCGCATTGATGGAGGCGTCCCTGTGGGCGTGA
- a CDS encoding LysR family transcriptional regulator translates to MNWDDVRIFLAVARTGQILAASRRLGLNHATLSRRLTALETALKTRLFIRRTNGCELTAEGEAFLSSAERMETEMLEVQARLGRTDTQVAGTVRIGAPDGFGVFFLASRLGALIERHPELKIQLVPVPRSFSLSQREADIAVTLERPEQGRLVSSKLVDYTLGLYASKSYAETNGLPASPEALKAHRRIGYVEDLIFTPSLNFTGEVMRDWNAGFEISSAIGQTEAVLAGAGIGILHSYIARQHDSLVRVMPDITIRRAYWTTFHESARELVRVRAVVQFLQDAVEQDRAIFG, encoded by the coding sequence ATGAACTGGGATGACGTTCGCATCTTTCTGGCCGTCGCGCGAACCGGCCAGATCCTGGCCGCCTCGCGCCGTCTGGGGCTCAATCATGCCACGCTCTCGCGCCGCCTGACGGCGCTGGAAACAGCCTTGAAGACACGGCTCTTCATCCGCCGCACCAATGGCTGCGAGCTGACCGCCGAGGGCGAGGCTTTTCTTTCTTCCGCCGAGCGCATGGAAACGGAAATGCTGGAGGTGCAGGCCCGGCTGGGGCGAACCGATACGCAAGTGGCGGGCACTGTGCGCATCGGCGCACCCGATGGTTTCGGTGTCTTTTTTCTTGCCTCGCGCCTTGGGGCGTTGATCGAGCGGCATCCGGAACTCAAGATCCAGCTCGTGCCGGTGCCGCGTTCCTTTTCGCTGTCGCAGCGAGAGGCCGATATCGCGGTGACACTGGAACGTCCGGAGCAGGGACGGCTCGTCTCGTCGAAACTCGTCGATTACACGCTCGGGCTCTATGCCTCGAAATCCTATGCCGAAACGAACGGGCTTCCAGCAAGCCCGGAGGCGCTGAAGGCACACCGCCGGATCGGTTATGTCGAGGACCTGATCTTTACCCCGTCGCTCAACTTCACCGGCGAGGTGATGCGCGACTGGAATGCAGGCTTCGAGATTTCCTCGGCGATCGGCCAGACCGAAGCGGTGCTGGCCGGGGCCGGCATCGGCATCCTTCACAGCTATATCGCGCGCCAGCACGATAGCCTCGTGCGGGTGATGCCAGACATCACAATCCGGCGCGCCTACTGGACGACATTCCACGAAAGCGCCCGCGAACTTGTGCGGGTTCGAGCGGTCGTGCAATTTCTGCAGGATGCTGTGGAACAGGATCGGGCGATCTTTGGCTGA
- the rirA gene encoding iron-responsive transcriptional regulator RirA: MRLTKQTNYAVRMLMYCAANSEQLSRIPEIARAYGVSELFLFKILQPLNKAGLVETVRGRNGGVRLGRPAEKITLFDVVKVTEDSFAMAECFEDDGDVDCPLIDSCGLNSALRKALNAFFDVLSQYTIDDLVKARPQINFLLGIDDLEPRNVRRAPAA, from the coding sequence ATGCGTTTGACAAAGCAGACAAATTACGCCGTGCGCATGCTGATGTACTGCGCCGCCAATTCCGAACAGTTGAGCCGCATCCCGGAGATTGCGCGCGCTTATGGGGTATCCGAGCTCTTCCTCTTCAAGATCCTGCAGCCCCTCAACAAGGCCGGTCTGGTCGAGACGGTGCGTGGCCGAAACGGTGGCGTGCGCCTCGGGCGCCCCGCCGAGAAGATCACGCTGTTCGATGTGGTCAAGGTCACCGAGGACAGCTTCGCCATGGCAGAATGTTTCGAGGACGACGGTGACGTCGATTGTCCGCTGATCGACAGCTGCGGGCTGAACTCCGCTCTGCGCAAGGCGCTGAATGCATTCTTCGACGTGCTCTCGCAATACACGATCGACGATCTGGTCAAGGCGCGCCCGCAGATCAATTTCCTGCTGGGCATAGACGATCTGGAGCCGCGCAATGTGAGGCGCGCCCCGGCCGCCTGA